TGATGTCATCTGTCATGAAATATATCATCATTCTTCACAGTGCAGCCGAATGCTGAAGTTCCAACAACTGCGGAAATCGAGTCATTCGTGTAAGAGGAATGATAGAAAAATTATGTTCCCTCtccctgttgtttttcttctaaGCAGAACATCTTTTAAACACGATCGAAGTATTAACAAAGATCTCAGGCGGGTACGAGTTTCCCGCCacgtgaataaaaaaaaaatcacgccGACATACAGAGTACAGCACCAGGAAGTCACCAACAGCAAACCCAAAATATACACAAGACATACACTtagaaaataatattaaaaaaaaaagaaaggtagGAAAAAactccacaaaaaaaaactgctcaCATTTGAATGGAATTTTAACTACGGAAACATGTTAATCCGTGTTGAATCCTGGTTAAAAAAAGCAAGGCTGGCGTCATGCGTGTTGTTAGCATGTTAAACTTTAACCAGGCAGTTACTGATGCGTGTCAAGGCTTTCTGTGAGCAGCTGACCTGCTGCTGTAAGCATGAGGCGAGCAACTGAACCTCCATCTCTGTCGGTTTTTTCTGGACTTGGCGTTGatctggctttctctctctctctctctctttctctgtctctctctctctctctgtctgtctctctctctatctctgtctctctgtctctcttcatttctctcatCTCCATATTTCTCcgttcttgctttctttctgttgtttcctctctcgttctcagtctatctccatctctccctcctcaagtccgtctttccatctgtctctctctctctatctctttctgtctctccatctctttctgtctctctctccatctctttctctgtctctctccatctctccgaCACTTCGAAGGACCTCTGTTATCTGTGTGATCTTCCCAGCATGCCTGTCGCTGTTTCTCTGACCGCTTTTTTCACACTCCATACCCTTCAGGTCTGGAGACGTTGAGATCGCACCAAAGCTTTTCGCCGGACCAGATCAGCCCAGTAGACACCAGTCCAAACCCAGTCCAAACCAGTCCAAGTCCAGTTGCAGAGACCATTTGTTGCCTGTTTTGTGCCGTGAATTCACTTCGGTGGCATGTCTGACTTGGCTTGATTTCTGGAATAAGCGTCACCATACCGCACACTTATTTCAGGTACGGTGGAGTTTCCACCAGTTCAGTTTCGGTCGAGCCCAGATCCTGTTTGGTCTCGATCCATTTAGCCCGGATCAGATCAGAGTGGATCGGTTCGGTTCGGCTCAGCATGAGTCCATTAACCCTTTCCGCCTGTCTGTCCCAGGAAAACCCACGACTAGTCCAGAACAcagatttctgtttctgtctgtctggtagCCCGTCTGTCCACCCATCTGTCTGTGGTCAACCTGTCTGTGGTCaaatcccctcctcctcttcctcctcttcctcctccctcgctctcctccctctgtctcttggcCAGGTCGCTCGCGATGGCCAGCGCTCCCCCCTTCAGGAACCTGACGAAGTTCTCGCCGACCAGCGGTCCCATGGCGTACAGGCCCGGCCCGTCCGCCGACACCACCTCGTTCGTGAACGGGTCCACCTCGATCGGGTTCCTCCGGCACGTGATCGGCTCGTCGGGGTTGGCGCCCAGCGGCCGGCCGTTGTCGGGCAGGAAGGAGAGGTTGGGGTGGGCGCCGATCAGAACCAGCGCCATGGAGACCTGGACCACCGTCCGCTGGCCCGAGTCCGACTCCAGCACGCACTTCCGGTCGGGTCGGAACGCCGCGACCCGGTGGCGAGGGAAGCTGAGGTAACCcgggtaggaggaggaggaggaggaggtggaggatggggagggaggggaaggagaggaggtggaggaggagaggggggagtggTGCTGGTGGTTCTGGGCCTGGTTCTGGGCCGGccggtgctgctgctgggtcaTCATCTGGTGGACCTGGAGGCAGAGAGATTATTCAGATTAGCTGAAACGGGGCAATAAGGAAGATGAtaaacagaccataatatatctgcaggttgttgatcaataccaatgatggCACCAATAGAGTCGATTGAGCTCATAGATTACTTAACGCCCCTTTAACAGTCGCCATGGAGAAATTGATTgatgcagcaaatagtaataacTTTAAACATAGCTTTTAATTAGAATTGCTTTTTACCCTTCacagtgttttttattcttctgttttattgtttgcttgTCATTTTAAGAGTTGATCATTTTAGAATTGCTGTTGTCATCGGCATAGAGGGTCGTTCCTATGATGGactatttttgatttttaaattttaatgtcatgtaatggttttaattcatttactgtttttaatccatttattgttttatttatggttttatgtgaaacatttatttatttattgcaatCTAAGTTGCATATATGAATGGTGTTATATGAATAAacgtatcattattattattattattattagaaacaataggatatgaataggaatAGAGCATATGCAGAGTAtctaacataaaaacaactacAACACAACATTTTAAGTAAAAACAtatgaatgcagcattgttgtttttaagtttttaaGTTCATTTTCATAGAAAAAGTTTGAGCTCAAACAACTTAGAGAAGAGGTGCTACCTTACAGATGAGGGCAATCCATGAGtatcagtggagagttttagtgtcccatgctgtctaactgctgtttcagaggctttttttaACAGTAAAATTCTGGTGGAAATACTTAATACTTTATAGTAAATACTTAACTAatttcatgaaaatgtttggcatgaaaatactcagatttaaagatactgaactCGGCAAACGTCAGACCGGCTTTCAGACCGCCCGCTCCTCACCTTGTGGTATTCTGGGTAGAGCAGTTTGGGCAGCTGGTTGAAGATGAGGCCGGGGTCGGTGACGGAGCGTCGGAAGGCGTGGTAGACGGGCGTGTTCAGGTGGTGGGCGGCCAGTACCGCGTCGGCCGCCgtaagccccgcccccaccaCCAGCACGGGGTCCGAGGATTGGTCGAGCTCGCCGCGGGAGATGGCGGCCTCCAGCTCCCAGAAGGAGTGGCAGACGAAGGGGAGGGACTCGCCCTCCACGCCCAGCCTGGCCGGGATGTCGTGCGTCCCGGTCGCCAACACAACGCTGTGGGACAGCAGGGAGAAAGGCACCTCCTCCGAAACACAGGAGccgtctggaggaggaggaggaggagggaggaggaggaggaggaggagggggagagggaggaggaggagggggaggaggaggaggaggaggaggagggggaggaggagaagaagaaaggagtgGGTGATTATGTGGTGATAGTTTGTTCAACTTTCAACAAGCCGCTTCAACGCTAACTTTGATGgcatgaaaggagaggaggagaggaaaagagaggagaggaaaggaaaagagaggagaggagaggaaaagcaaaaaggagaggtgaagagaaaaagaagagcaaacgagtggaaaagaaaaaggaaagctacggaaaaaaggaaaagaaaaaggaaaggagatgaaaagagaagaaaggaaagaagaggaaaggcaagagaaaagaagagaggagggatagggaaagaaggagaggaaacaagaagaaaggagagagaaagagaggaaagagagagaggaaagagaaaaaaatgggaaaaagaaGAGTAAAGCggagtggaggagagatgaaaggagaagaaaggagaggagagcaaaggagatGATAGGAGttgaaagcagaggagagggaagaggaggaaaggagaggaaaaaagacgaGGAGAGGGAATAAAacaggagatgaaaggaggagaggggaaaagaagaaaggagagaaaatgagagagtacagaggagtggaggagagaggaaaggaggggaaaggagatgaTAGGATTTGAAGgcagaggagtgaagaggagacaagtgggaaagaaaggagagatatgaggagaggagaggagaggagaggagaagaaaggaggagaagagaagaaaggagagaaggagaggaggactAAGGAGTTCTTTGTCTCCATagtttcctctgtttttccctctgtacctcccagctcctccccctctctgcgcTGCAGTCCCGTCACTCTCCAGCAGGGCGGCAACCCCTCCTGGTTGCCGGGCTGCCTGGTTACCGCGGTGACGGTGGTTCCGCAGGCGAAGCTCTGCCCCAGGGACATCTGGGAAACGTAGTGCTGGTAGTAGGAGGCTATCTCCGCCGGCGTGGCACGGTCGTTACGCACGTTTCTGGAAGAAATTAacagaataataacaatataaataacataatataaattATATACAGGGATATGTTTAAATACAAAGCAGGACAatatataatgtttttttatatttccacCAGCTACATCCACTATTTTATCAGCCAGCAACATGTTTAGAATAGGATGTTGGCTGTTATTTGTCTGTTGGTTTGTGGTAATACAGCAATTTTCAAAAGATTCATTAGAAGGTTGTGGAATTATTGTCAAAATGacagtgagtgaaagagagataagGAAGCAGGAAACATGAAGCGCTGGTTCCTGGAAGAAAATAAGTCTGTCACAAATTTCCATTTTACTCAAATGAACTGAGCAGTAGAGCTCATCTTCCATGGTGTTATTTAAAAACCACACACTGAGgagggaggaacacacacacgcgcgcacacacacacacacacacacgcacacacacctttcaacattctaccttttctctctggctcttgTTTCATCACCTAGCACTTCTCTACTACATCTGCTCATCTGCTCATCTGCTCATCCCGGTTGTGCTACAGCTCTGTGTGACTGGACAGAATCTGCACTGTGTTTGATGAAGTGTTTTCCAGTCATGATGTTTTCTGCAGCTCTGAAGTGACAGTGACATCACCCAGGACAGTGTCAGGgcatctgcaggtttcaggaagccaaatttaagactttttcaggcttaaagtcgagatgaaacggcatttcgagagtatctaacttccgtatcgtgacgtatttccgagtgaaacaggaaagacaggcgggacgtaacgttgggaggaatttgatttgaacgttgaaaagtgggcgtgtcataacacccgaagacacgccgaagtaccgtgctgttgctagctagctaactaatgaatcttagcctcttagctctgtgcgctaaaagttgaagattgattgatgggtggatgtcatgatattattggttgaaattagttacgggcatgcttacgtaagcacacggcatattttgttttacaggaagaaaacatgattgaattttgatataagaatacaatgaaattgatttttggtattttttttggcatatattgttaaataggtgcacagtatgaccggggatgtgatctaaaagggtttaaaaaggcatttttcatttcatctcgtctttaagagcgatttaacaaccaaaacaaagaatcaaaaaagcaaaaacagacGATAGAGAGCTTTCAGGTGCTGGGATCTAAGAACTGAAACGGTGGTCCTGATCTGAGCGTCTTCATCCAAACGAGCCAAATAATTCTGAAGTGTCGACTGTTTTGTAAAAGAAATTATCAAATTATGTCTCACAAAGATCTGCcaatattctcttttttttccaagcaTTTCACTGCTGTGCTGCATGTGCAGACGGACAGCTGCGTGCATGCTTTTCCCAGCCGTCACCAAGGTAacgtttttttaatttataatttttttaacgCACCTTTTTGTATCTTTTGATGGGACTGAACTCCCTCTGTGTGACAGtcggagctctctctctctctctccctctctctccctctctctctctgtctctctctctctctctctctctccctctctctctctctcgctctccctct
This DNA window, taken from Centroberyx gerrardi isolate f3 chromosome 5, fCenGer3.hap1.cur.20231027, whole genome shotgun sequence, encodes the following:
- the osgn1 gene encoding oxidative stress induced growth inhibitor 1 encodes the protein MDLHDKEILPGEILPVVIIGNGPSGICLSYLLSGYTPYLSPEASHPNPLLHSKLGEQPHLSLLEQDLEYLCEGLEGRSSNPVAVLFDSLLLPDSDFGLDHASPLAWRYEPERATPHLVLGKGPPGGAWHAMEGSMLTLSLANWMELPGLKLKDWMREKRRNVRNDRATPAEIASYYQHYVSQMSLGQSFACGTTVTAVTRQPGNQEGLPPCWRVTGLQRREGEELGDGSCVSEEVPFSLLSHSVVLATGTHDIPARLGVEGESLPFVCHSFWELEAAISRGELDQSSDPVLVVGAGLTAADAVLAAHHLNTPVYHAFRRSVTDPGLIFNQLPKLLYPEYHKVHQMMTQQQHRPAQNQAQNHQHHSPLSSSTSSPSPPSPSSTSSSSSSYPGYLSFPRHRVAAFRPDRKCVLESDSGQRTVVQVSMALVLIGAHPNLSFLPDNGRPLGANPDEPITCRRNPIEVDPFTNEVVSADGPGLYAMGPLVGENFVRFLKGGALAIASDLAKRQREESEGGGRGGRGGGDLTTDRLTTDRWVDRRATRQTETEICVLD